The DNA region ACCTTTATTGAAATATGTTCATTTCTTCATTATAGACAGGACTCTGTATACCCAGGAAATTCAATACACTGTGAAACACATGGTGTTGCGTTAGTGACTTGTTGGGCTTGAGTTGTTTTGAGCCGTCAGACACCCAAACCAGAAAAGGAATTTCATACTGTTCTTTTGGAGCAATGCTCATAGGCATTCCATGCATGTACAGGTTTTTCTCTCCCAAAGATTCACCGTGGTCTGAAACAAAAATCATCGAACTTTTATACTCTTTCAACTGTTTCAGGTTTTCTATCACACTGTTCAGAATATAGTCCGTATAGACGATGGTGTTATCGTAGGCATTGATAAGTTCATCCTTTGAACAGTTACCCAATTCGACACTGTTGCATACGGGCTTGAAATTCTCAAACCGGGACGGATACTTTTTACTATAAGTAGGCCCGTGACTTGTACTTGTGTGTAATACCACCAACACCTTATCTTTTTTGCTGGCAAGTATCTGTTCTTTCAACCCTGACAATAAAACTTCGTCATAGCCACATCCTTCACCCTGGCAGTCCGGCAGGAGAGCATCACGCTTCTGGTAGTTTTTTATATGAACCGGAGGTTCTCCCCAATTAGTTGTTCTCCAGATGACCTCTGCATTATTCCTGTAAAGGTAGTTGGGCAGTATCTCATACAGCTTTCCCGTATCGGCATGCTCCAGAATACATTTCACTCCCGCGGTAGTATAGGTGGCACAGGAAGTTGCTTCAAAATGGGACAGGTTTTCCACTTTGGAAAGCAGCGGATTAGTGTTTCTCGCATACCCATAGAGTGAAAAATTCTGCTTCCTTGCTGATTCTCCGATAACCAAAACCACAACCGATTTTTCGGTATCTTTTATAGTAGCATCCGGTAACAGAATTTCTTTCTTGTTCTTCTGGTATTTGTGAATATAAAACAAAGAGGTGTTTACAGTATAAGACCAGGGCATTGCAAGTCCTCCTAATTGTTTTGAGTTTTTATCAATCCACAGCCAGTTACTGGCATTGGCAAATGCCATACCTACTATAAACAACAGTGTAAGAGACAAAGTGGTTAAAAATTTCTTCAGCGGCACACTTGTTATTTTTGTTTTGACAATAAAGACAGCGGGAATAATTCCTAGAAAGATGACATATAGCACCAATTTAAAAGAAAAAAAGCTGCTGGATTCTTCATAATTGGTATTGAGGACATTGCCAATCATACTTTCGTCTATAATGACACTGTAGGTATTGACAAAATACACTGCAACTGCGCTAATGATAAAAAATAAAACCAATAAAAATTTCCCGACCGGACGAGAGAGATAAAGTATCAGGTAGAAAGCAAAGGCATTGGCGACCAGCATCAGCACCACGAGACTTACAATCAGAAGAATGCCGTTTCCACTTTTGTAGTCAACATTATTAAAGACATAGCCATAGAATGGAAAATGGAAAAACACAAAGTTCAATAAACTCATCAGTAAGGCAAAATGGGCTAACTTCAGTTTATTTTTTATCTTTAACATAGACCGTGAAAATTTTATACAATGAGACAACTAAGCTAAGGAATGCGAGGTAAAACACTATCAAATTTTCATTAATTATTTTGGTAATTAATAAAATAGCACTAACCAGAAATAGAAGAAGAATGACGTGATAATATTTTTTATTGCCAATCCAGGACAGAATTTTATATTTCCGACTGATAAAAATACCTAAAAGCCCGCAAATATATCCCACAATACTACCTACAATGACATCAATCGGGTAATGGGCTCCTACTCCAACTCTGGTAAAAGCAAGCCCAAAGCCTATAAGGATTAAGAAAAAAATCCATCCCATTTTGTACCATAATCTTTTAGGCATAAGGGCAAACATCAGCACGGTTAGAACTGTAAATACTGTAATGGAATGTCCGGAAGGCAGGCTGGTACATCCGGAGAGCCTTTTGCCAATGATAGAAAAACCTTCATTATCAAATACTGCTGCTGGCCTTGGTACTGCAAATATATTTTTTAGCAGGCTGCAAAATACTAGTGAAACCAATGAACCGGATAGTAAGGCTTCCCACATTTTAGGAGCATATAGAACAAAAAGACCCAGAAGCGATAAAAAGACCAATGCATCCCCAAATTGAGTAAAATTATGCAGCAGGTTTGGGTATGGTGCCAGTTTACGATTAATAAAAAGAAAGCTATTTTTCTGTATTTCCGCATATTCATTAATACACAAAGCATTCTGTGCATACAGAAACAAAACAATCAAAATCAGTAAGAAGAAAGGTAACAGGAATACAGGTATTTTGAGCCTGGAATAATTATCAATAACTTTTGCGTTCATATGCCCTATTATTTAGATACATGCCTTACTAAAGCTCACTTCAGCAGGTATGGAATTAAAATTTAATTGGGCTTTTGAACGATTTGACTCTTAAAGTGTCAAATACGCTTTTTGGTAAAACACTACATAGGAGTATCTTACCGATTTCTTTTATCGTGTTCTTTTATTCTATAAGTTTTTTATTTGGATTTTTATTTATAAGATAGGTTCTCATTTTTAGGAAAAAGAATCTGCCTAAAAGAGAAACGAAAAAAATAATTGCAGTAAGAAACAATAACAAAAATTGCTTTTCCATAAGTTTTTTTAATTGGCGTTTAAATTTGAAATGGTATAATTACCATAACTGTGTTTTCGGCAAACATAAAAATTTTTTAAACATCTACATAACCAAAATTTATATTTTACTTAAAATTATTTTTTTTATAACATTTATTTATCATTAAATTATTTATGCTATTTTTATAAAATTAAAACTACATTATATTCTATATAAGCCACTTAATTCAATACTTATGGACCAGTTAAAATCAAGAATCAAGAAATTTAATGAAATAATTGACCGCACATTTGATGATGAGGAAGGCGAGTCAGAATACAGAATAGAACAGGCGGAAGTTGCAAGTACAGAAGAACTAAAAGAATTATCAACTTTTTTAGACGCTGAAATACCCAAGGAATTATTGGCATTTTATCTACAGATTGGTGGCATACGAAACCATGCATTTGATGTTTACGGTTTAAATATTCCGTCTGCTAATAGTTTATTGAAACAACTAAAATCCGAACGGCGTTACGAAAAGCGACAATCTATGGGGCTTATTGATGGTATTAAGCATTCCTGGAGCAATGACCGTCCGGAATTTAGCCATATACCCGAATCCAAAATCAACTACATTAATACTAATTATAAATGCATTGGTTTGCATCATTACGATTGGCAATTTGAAGAAGCTTTTTATATTTATTTTGACAAAAACCACCAGTTTGGGCTGTTGCGTTACCATCAGGATAAATTTGACACTTTATGGCAGGAACATCTTACTCCCCTACTCACGGAAAGCCAGGCCAATCAAACTCTGGAACAATTGCTCATACAGGTTTTAGACCGGTTGGAAGAAGGAATACTTAATGATTTCAATGGGAATTAACAGTAAACTTTATATGGTTTTATTCAATTTTATACATCTGGTTTCTACAATCCAAAATCATTTTTCGGTTTAGAAACAGTTTATTTCCAATCATTCCCTGCATGCCTGAAAACTTCATCAAAAAGTTTTGCGCCTTGGATGTGCCTTCAATGTAAGTCACTTCTGAAAGTTGTAACGTTTTGCTTCCAAATCTTATTTTTTGATGGGACGATGCTGTCATTACCGTTAGTATTTTTCCCCATGAATTTCCTTTATCAATTTTTACTTCACCGCCTTTTCTGTACTTTTCCCATTTATCCTTATTCATAATAAGTTCATAGCCACTTGTTCCGGAATCATACATCAGCTTCAGGTTTTCATTACCAATCACTGCCGGAATGAGAATCCTTCGTTTCTTAAATTCAAATCTTTCAAAACCACTACCTTCTCTTTTTTTAGAAAAGGAGCAGCGGCTGTTTTTAAAGTCCAATGTGACAATCCTTTTTTCCAACAAATCCGTTCCAAGGGTTCCTATTATATTTTGGGCATCGGGATTTTCAAAATCGGCCTTAGTTCCATAATCTAATACTTCAAAAAACTTTGATGAAACCTTCATATCCCGAAGCGAAAAATCCAGTGCTATTTTTCCTTTTTCTGTCTCTTCCGGAATCCTGTCAGGAAACCTGGCCTTAACAGATTGCAAAGAGTTCTTATAAAATACCGTTACGGGCGAACCCAAATCCAACTGCATATAAAACAACTTATCAATTCCATCAATTCTGACAGGTAAAAGAATGGCCCCATATGGATTTTCATCATTTCCCTGCCACACCATAGGAATACCTTCAGATAGGCCCGAAACGGTAAGATAATTTTGAGGTGGCGAGAATCTCTTTTCAAAATAGAAATAACCTCCAATTAACGATAAGGCAATAAGCGCCAATAGGCCCAACAGGATTTTTTTTAAAGTTTTCATTCTGATTTCTTTTTCGTGCAAGATTCGGAATCAAAGTTGAATTTAACCCTAAAATCAATACGCCATTATTGTGACAATTTTACGACACAATCATAACATTCTTTATTTCAAATAAATACAAACCCTTTTCTTTCAAACACAAGACTCAAAAATTATCTATTATTTAATGTGATAGTCGCGGCTCTTCTTTATTTTAGTACTTTTATAAAGATTTTTTCTTACAATAAATAATCCTGACAGACTATTCGCGTTTTATATCCTGATGAAACCCTATTTCTTCCTTCTCTTCTTTTTTATGACGTCCTTTTCGTGGGCACAACGCGACAGCACCTATATCAGACCTTATGAGCATAATTTCTCGATAAGGACCTATCTGGCGATTAATTTTCTGTCGATGGAGCAACAGACAGGCACCGAGGAATATAAAAAATTCATGCCCAATAATCCTCCCAATATTGGTTTGGGATTCTCAATGAACAATACGATTGTAAATGTCAGTTACGGACAGGGATTCAATTTTATGAGAGATAAGGAAAAGGGAAGAACCAAGGCGCTGGACCTGCAAATACACAATTACGGAAAGAAATTCACCTTTGATATTTTTATACAGCGATACCGCGGATTCTATGCAGAAGACGAATCGGGTAATGTGCTTGCCCTTTATCCTGACCTGAAAATCCGGCAATATGGCGCTTACGGACAATACATCTTCAACAATAAAAAATTTTCATACAGGGCTGCCTTTAACCAAAATGAAAAACAGTTAAAATCGGCAGGAAGCTTTCTGATTGGCGGAGGTGTTTATTTTTCAAAGATTGAATCAGACAGTTCATTTGTACACAAAAAAAGAAATTCGCTGCATAATTTCCAATTTGGCGTAAGTGGTGGTTATGCTTATCTATGGGCAATCAACAAAAAATGGTTTGCGAGTATCTCGACTACTGTTGGTGTCAATATTGGTTCCGAAAAATTCAACACCTTTGGTAAAGAAAAAATCGAGGTCTATCCTACTTTATTTCCGCGCGTAGCTTTAGGTTATGATACTGAAAACTGGTCGGCGGGACTTTCATTTGTCAGCAATACCGTATTTTCGGCCTTTTCAGATAATGAGCATTCAAATGTCAGCCTGTTTTCCGGAAATTTTAAACTTTCCTATATCCGAAGATTCGATTCTTTCGACTTTCTAAAAAAGAAGAAAAAACAGATTGATTGATAGTAATGTCCTACTATAATAAGGCCTGGCGTCTTTGCAAGGAAATAATTCCCCGCAAAGACGCCAGGCCACAAAGAGAAAGTAATTTGAAAAATCTTAAATCTTAAATCTTAAATCTTAAATCTTAAATCTTAAATTTTTTATTCACACGAAACAACCTTCACAGGCTCTGCTTCTAATTCCTGTTCTACTTCCTTATGCTTCTTCTCCAGTGTAATAAACGTAAATCCAAAAGCCAACAGCAATAACGGAACACTCAACCAAATAACTTCGTGCACGCCATACTGTGCTATGACAAAACCGCCAAGCAAAGTTCCCAATGTGATACCGGCATTAAAAAA from Flavobacterium lindanitolerans includes:
- the eptA gene encoding phosphoethanolamine--lipid A transferase EptA; the protein is MLKIKNKLKLAHFALLMSLLNFVFFHFPFYGYVFNNVDYKSGNGILLIVSLVVLMLVANAFAFYLILYLSRPVGKFLLVLFFIISAVAVYFVNTYSVIIDESMIGNVLNTNYEESSSFFSFKLVLYVIFLGIIPAVFIVKTKITSVPLKKFLTTLSLTLLFIVGMAFANASNWLWIDKNSKQLGGLAMPWSYTVNTSLFYIHKYQKNKKEILLPDATIKDTEKSVVVLVIGESARKQNFSLYGYARNTNPLLSKVENLSHFEATSCATYTTAGVKCILEHADTGKLYEILPNYLYRNNAEVIWRTTNWGEPPVHIKNYQKRDALLPDCQGEGCGYDEVLLSGLKEQILASKKDKVLVVLHTSTSHGPTYSKKYPSRFENFKPVCNSVELGNCSKDELINAYDNTIVYTDYILNSVIENLKQLKEYKSSMIFVSDHGESLGEKNLYMHGMPMSIAPKEQYEIPFLVWVSDGSKQLKPNKSLTQHHVFHSVLNFLGIQSPVYNEEMNIFQ
- a CDS encoding phosphatase PAP2 family protein; the encoded protein is MNAKVIDNYSRLKIPVFLLPFFLLILIVLFLYAQNALCINEYAEIQKNSFLFINRKLAPYPNLLHNFTQFGDALVFLSLLGLFVLYAPKMWEALLSGSLVSLVFCSLLKNIFAVPRPAAVFDNEGFSIIGKRLSGCTSLPSGHSITVFTVLTVLMFALMPKRLWYKMGWIFFLILIGFGLAFTRVGVGAHYPIDVIVGSIVGYICGLLGIFISRKYKILSWIGNKKYYHVILLLFLVSAILLITKIINENLIVFYLAFLSLVVSLYKIFTVYVKDKK
- a CDS encoding DUF4421 family protein, translated to MKPYFFLLFFFMTSFSWAQRDSTYIRPYEHNFSIRTYLAINFLSMEQQTGTEEYKKFMPNNPPNIGLGFSMNNTIVNVSYGQGFNFMRDKEKGRTKALDLQIHNYGKKFTFDIFIQRYRGFYAEDESGNVLALYPDLKIRQYGAYGQYIFNNKKFSYRAAFNQNEKQLKSAGSFLIGGGVYFSKIESDSSFVHKKRNSLHNFQFGVSGGYAYLWAINKKWFASISTTVGVNIGSEKFNTFGKEKIEVYPTLFPRVALGYDTENWSAGLSFVSNTVFSAFSDNEHSNVSLFSGNFKLSYIRRFDSFDFLKKKKKQID